In Streptomyces sp. HUAS ZL42, the DNA window GGTCGACCTTCTTGCCCCGCGGCAGCTCCTCGTTGACCGCCTCCATGCCCCAGTGGTGGCCCCTGCCCGGCGCGTCCGTCGCGCGCGCGAGCGGCGAGCCCATCATCACCGCGTCCGCGCCGCAGGCGATCGCCTTCGGCAGGTCGCCGGACCAGCCGACGCCGCCGTCCGCGATCACGTGCACGTACCGGCCGCCGGACTCGTCCATGTAGTCGCGGCGGGCAGCGGCGACGTCGGCCACCGCCGTGGCCATCGGGACCTGGATGCCCAGCACGTTGCGCGTGGTGTGCGCCGCGCCGCCGCCGAAGCCGACCAGGACGCCGGCCGCGCCCGTGCGCATCAGGTGCAGGGCCGCGGTGTACGTGGCGCAGCCGCCGACGATCACCGGGACGTCGAGCTCGTAGATGAACTGCTTCAGGTTCAGCGGCTCGTGCGAACCCGAGACGTGCTCCGCCGACACCGTCGTACCGCGGATGACGAAGATGTCCACGCCCGCGTCCACGACGGCCTTGGAGAACTGGGCCGTGCGCTGCGGGGAGAGCGCGGCCGCGGTGACCACGCCCGAGTCGCGCACCTCCTTGAGGCGGGCGCCGATCAGCTCCTCCTTGATGGGAGCGGCGTAGATCTCCTGGATACGGCGGGTCGCCGCCTCCGGGGGCAGCTCGGCGATCTCGTCGAGCAGCGGCTGCGGGTCCTCGTACCGCGTCCACAGTCCCTCGAGGTTGAGCACGCCGAGACCGCCGAGCTCGCCGATGCGGATGGCGGTGGCCGGGGAGACCACCGAGTCCATGGGGGCGGCCAGGAAGGGCAGCTCGAAGCGGTAGGCGTCGATCTGCCAGGCGATCGAGACCTCCTTCGGGTCCCGCGTACGGCGGCTGGGGACGACGGCGATGTCGTCGAAGGCGTACGCCCGGCGGCCGCGCTTGCCGCGCCCGATCTCGATCTCAGTCACGTCTGTGGCCTTTCCCTGATGCGTTGCAGCACCTTCCAGTATCGCCGACGGGCGCGGCACCGGCCGCCCCGCATGGACGACGAAGGGCGGCCCCGGAGGATCGGGGGCCGCCCTTCGGGAGCCCGGTGACTACTTGCTGCTGTAGTTCGGCGCCTCGACCGTCATCTGGATGTCGTGCGGGTGACTCTCCTTCAGGCCCGCCGACGTGATCCGTACGAACCGGCCCTTGGACTCCATCTCGTCGATGGTGGCGGCGCCGACATAGCCCATGGTCTGGCGCAGACCGCCGACGAGCTGGTGCAGGACGTTGGCCAGCGGGCCACGGTAGGGCACCTGGCCCTCGACGCCCTCGGGGACGAGCTTGTCGTCGGAGGCCACGTCGGCCTGGAAGTAGCGGTCCTTCGAGTACGACTGGCCCTGACCGCGGGACTGCATCGCGCCGAGCGACCCCATGCCCCGGTACGACTTGAACTGCTTGCCGTTGATGAACAGCAGCTCGCCCGGCGACTCCTCGCAGCCCGCGAGGAGACTGCCCAGCATGACCGTGTCGGCACCGGCGGCCAGCGCCTTGCCGATGTCGCCGGAGTACTGCAGACCGCCGTCGCCGATCAGCGGGATACCGGCCGGCCGGGCCGCGAGGGACGCCTCGTAGATGGCGGTGACCTGCGGAACACCGATGCCTGCGACCACACGGGTGGTACAGATGGAGCCGGGGCCCACGCCCACCTTGATGCCGTCCACACCGGCGTCGATCAGCGCCTGCGCACCGTCACGGGTGGCGACGTTGCCGCCGATCACGTCGACGTTCACGCTCGACTTGATCTTCGCCATCCAGCTGAGGGCGTTGCTGTTGTGGCCGTGCGAGGTGTCGACCACCAGGAAGTCCACGCCTGCCGCGGCCAGACCCTGCGCACGCTCGAGCGCCTCGGGGCTGGCGCCCACGGCGGCACCGACGAGCAGGCGGCCCTCGGCGTCCTTCGCGGCGTTCGGGTACTTCTCGGCCTTGACGAAGTCCTTGACCGTGATCAGGCCCTTGAGGACGCCCGCGTCGTCGACCAGGGGAAGCTTCTCGATCTTGTGGCGGCGCAGCAGTTCCATGGCGTCGGCGCCGGTGATGCCGACCTTGCCGGTGACCAGCGGCATCGGGGTCATGACCTCGCGCACCCGGCGAGAGCGGTCGGTCTCGAAGGCCATGTCGCGGTTGGTGACGATGCCGAGGAGCTTGCCCGCCGGGTCCGTGACCGGGACGCCGCTGATGCGGAACTTGCCGCACAGGGCGTCGGCCTCGGCCAGCGTCGCGTCCGGGTGGACGGTGATCGGGTCGGTGACCATGCCCGACTCGGACCGCTTCACCAGGTCGACCTGGTTGACCTGGTCCTCGACGGACAGGTTGCGGTGCAGTACACCGACGCCGCCCAGACGGGCCATCGCGATCGCCATGCGCGACTCGGTGACCTTGTCCATGGCGGCGGACAGGAGCGGGATGTTGACCCGGACGTTGCGGGAGATGCGGGACGAGGTGTCGACCGCGTTGGGGAGCACTTCGGATGCACCCGGCAGCAGCAGCACGTCGTCGTAGGTCAGCCCGAGTGTCGCGAATTTGCCGGGCACTCCGTCGACGTTTGCAGTCATGACACCTTCCCCAATGGCCTTGATCGGTGCGGATGTCCATGCTAACGGGAAGCGTGGTGCTCTCATTCCACGGTTCAGGGTGACCGTGGGCTTCGTATGTTCGTACGGGACCGATGTCGGGCCCGTTCAACAGGGGCCGACGAGCGGTCCTTCCCTACTGTTCGGCCAGGGCGCGCAGCCTGCTCAGCGCCCTGTGCTGGGCCACCCGCACCGCCCCGGGTGACATTCCCAACATCTGGCCGGTCTCCTCGGCCGTGAGGCCCACCGCGATGCGCAGCAGAAGCAGCTCGCGCTGGTTCTCGGGGAGGTTGGCCAGCAGTTTCTTCGCCCATTCCGCGTCGCTGCTCAACAGGGCCCGCTCCTCGGGGCCCAGTGAGTCGTCGGGACGCTCGGGCATCTCGTCCGAGGGCACGGCCGTGGACCCCGGGTGGCGCATGGCCGCCCGTTGCAGGTCCGCCACCTTGTGCGAGGCGATGGCGAAGACGAAGGCCTCGAAGGGGCGGCCGGTGTCCCGGTAGCGGGGCAGTGCAAGGAGGACCGCCACGCAGACTTCCTGGGCGAGGTCCTCGACGAAGTGCCGGGCGTCGCCCGGGAGACGGGACAGCCGGGTGCGGCAGTAACGCAGCGCCAGCGGGTGGACATGGGCGAGCAGGTCGTGCGTGGCCTGCTCGTCCCCGTCGACGGCGCGATGGACGAGCGCACCGATCGCCCCTTGGGCAGACACCGCCTCCTCGTCGCGCATCGGACCATGGTGCCTTGCGGCCGTGCGGTCCGCGGCACCGCCATCGTGGTTGTGCACCGAAGCGTTATGAGCAGGTGCGCCGGCACTCATCCCCTGCGCCCTCCCCTTCCGCTCGACCGACTCGTCCCCGAGAGACTCCACACCCTCAAGGATGCGGCATCCGCGGCGAAACGAGCAGCGGGCACCGGCAGGGCCCCTTCGCCGCCCCTGCCCACCCTGCGGTGGGCAGCGGTTTCCGAACCCCCGTTGAGACACACAGGGTGAGGCCTGGCGCCTGTCCGGCGGATCATGCCGCAGACGCGGGGCGCACTACGCCCATCTGCGCTGAACAGGCGACGCTGCATCCCCGCGACCTGATCCGCCGGACAGGCCCTAGCGCACGAGGCCCCACCGGAAGCCGAGCGCCACGGCGTGTGCCCGGTCCGAGGCGCCGAGCTTCTTGAACAGCCGCCGGGCGTGGGTCTTGACGGTGTCCTCGGAGAGGAACAGTTCGCGGCCGATCTCCGCGTTGGAGCGGCCGTGGCTCATGCCCTCCAGGACCTGGATCTCGCGCGCGGTGAGCGTGGGCGCGGCGCCCATCTCGGCCGAGCGGAGCCGGCGGGGGGCCAGGCGCCAGGTGGGGTCGGCGAGGGCCTGCGTGACGGTCGCGCGCAGTTCGGCGCGCGAGGCGTCCTTGTGCAGATAGCCGCGGGCGCCGGCGGCGACCGCGAGCGCGACGCCGTCCAGGTCTTCGGCGACGGTGAGCATGATGATGCGCGCACCGGGGTCGGCGGACAGCAGCCGCCGGACGGTCTCGACGCCGCCCAGACCGGGCATGCGCACGTCCATCAGAATGAGGTCCGAGCGGTCGGCGCCCCAGCGGCGGAGGACTTCCTCGCCGTTGGCCGCCGTCGTCACGCGCTCGACGCCGGGCACGGTCGCGACCGCGCGGCGGAGCGCCTCTCGGGCAAGCGGGGAGTCGTCGCAGACGAGGACGGAAGTCATGGCCGCCCTCCGCAGCTGATGCGCGTCACCTTGTGCCTCCAGGCTGGTACGTATCGTCACCTGTGCGGTCGACCGTCTCGGACGCCTGCCCGAGCTCTTGTTGTTTCAACCGCCTCCGCACTCTCAACGACGGTCACTC includes these proteins:
- a CDS encoding GuaB3 family IMP dehydrogenase-related protein is translated as MTEIEIGRGKRGRRAYAFDDIAVVPSRRTRDPKEVSIAWQIDAYRFELPFLAAPMDSVVSPATAIRIGELGGLGVLNLEGLWTRYEDPQPLLDEIAELPPEAATRRIQEIYAAPIKEELIGARLKEVRDSGVVTAAALSPQRTAQFSKAVVDAGVDIFVIRGTTVSAEHVSGSHEPLNLKQFIYELDVPVIVGGCATYTAALHLMRTGAAGVLVGFGGGAAHTTRNVLGIQVPMATAVADVAAARRDYMDESGGRYVHVIADGGVGWSGDLPKAIACGADAVMMGSPLARATDAPGRGHHWGMEAVNEELPRGKKVDLGTVGTIEEVLTGPSHTPDGSMNFFGALRRAMATTGYSELKEFQRVEVTVADSQHKR
- the guaB gene encoding IMP dehydrogenase; the encoded protein is MTANVDGVPGKFATLGLTYDDVLLLPGASEVLPNAVDTSSRISRNVRVNIPLLSAAMDKVTESRMAIAMARLGGVGVLHRNLSVEDQVNQVDLVKRSESGMVTDPITVHPDATLAEADALCGKFRISGVPVTDPAGKLLGIVTNRDMAFETDRSRRVREVMTPMPLVTGKVGITGADAMELLRRHKIEKLPLVDDAGVLKGLITVKDFVKAEKYPNAAKDAEGRLLVGAAVGASPEALERAQGLAAAGVDFLVVDTSHGHNSNALSWMAKIKSSVNVDVIGGNVATRDGAQALIDAGVDGIKVGVGPGSICTTRVVAGIGVPQVTAIYEASLAARPAGIPLIGDGGLQYSGDIGKALAAGADTVMLGSLLAGCEESPGELLFINGKQFKSYRGMGSLGAMQSRGQGQSYSKDRYFQADVASDDKLVPEGVEGQVPYRGPLANVLHQLVGGLRQTMGYVGAATIDEMESKGRFVRITSAGLKESHPHDIQMTVEAPNYSSK
- a CDS encoding sigma-70 family RNA polymerase sigma factor translates to MRDEEAVSAQGAIGALVHRAVDGDEQATHDLLAHVHPLALRYCRTRLSRLPGDARHFVEDLAQEVCVAVLLALPRYRDTGRPFEAFVFAIASHKVADLQRAAMRHPGSTAVPSDEMPERPDDSLGPEERALLSSDAEWAKKLLANLPENQRELLLLRIAVGLTAEETGQMLGMSPGAVRVAQHRALSRLRALAEQ
- a CDS encoding response regulator transcription factor; this encodes MTSVLVCDDSPLAREALRRAVATVPGVERVTTAANGEEVLRRWGADRSDLILMDVRMPGLGGVETVRRLLSADPGARIIMLTVAEDLDGVALAVAAGARGYLHKDASRAELRATVTQALADPTWRLAPRRLRSAEMGAAPTLTAREIQVLEGMSHGRSNAEIGRELFLSEDTVKTHARRLFKKLGASDRAHAVALGFRWGLVR